The following are encoded in a window of Chitinivibrionales bacterium genomic DNA:
- the galE gene encoding UDP-glucose 4-epimerase GalE, with translation MNVLVVGGAGYIGSHVARAFLDSGHTVTVYDNLSLGCRENLFDDAAFVEGDILDYDLLCSTMKQGFDGLIHLAAFKAAGESMIVPEKYATNNISGTVSLLNAAMARGVNNIVFSSSAAVYGDQQYLPVDENHPVMPENFYGYTKLEIERMLEWYSRLKGMHYAALRYFNATGYDHKGRITGLEKNPANLLPIIMEVAVGLRKELQIFGDDYSTGDGTCIRDYIHVSDLAHAHVKALEYITEKANNLIVNLGSETGVSVKTMVDVARKITGTPVPANVVARRPGDPEKLIASSQKAFELLGWKARYSDVESIIESTWNVYRKNFNQEK, from the coding sequence ATGAATGTTCTGGTTGTTGGTGGTGCTGGTTATATCGGAAGTCATGTCGCCCGGGCATTTTTGGATTCCGGCCATACCGTTACCGTCTATGATAATCTCAGTCTCGGTTGCCGGGAAAATCTGTTTGATGATGCTGCCTTTGTTGAAGGCGATATTCTCGATTATGACCTTCTGTGCTCCACGATGAAACAGGGTTTTGACGGCCTCATTCATCTGGCGGCGTTCAAGGCTGCCGGTGAATCCATGATTGTGCCGGAAAAATATGCAACAAATAATATCAGTGGGACTGTTTCGTTGTTAAATGCCGCTATGGCAAGGGGGGTAAACAATATCGTGTTCTCTTCTTCCGCGGCCGTCTATGGAGACCAGCAATATCTTCCCGTGGATGAAAATCATCCGGTTATGCCGGAGAACTTTTACGGCTACACCAAATTGGAAATCGAACGGATGCTCGAGTGGTATTCCCGCTTGAAAGGAATGCATTATGCCGCGCTTCGCTATTTTAATGCGACAGGGTACGATCATAAGGGAAGAATAACCGGGCTGGAAAAGAACCCGGCGAATCTTCTTCCGATTATCATGGAGGTGGCGGTCGGTCTGCGAAAAGAGCTTCAGATTTTTGGTGATGATTATTCCACCGGGGACGGCACCTGTATTCGTGATTATATTCACGTCAGCGATCTTGCTCATGCTCATGTAAAGGCCCTGGAGTATATCACGGAAAAGGCCAATAATCTAATCGTTAATCTCGGCAGTGAAACCGGTGTCAGTGTCAAGACCATGGTCGATGTCGCCCGGAAAATCACCGGAACACCGGTGCCGGCAAATGTTGTCGCCCGCAGACCGGGCGATCCCGAAAAACTGATCGCTTCATCACAAAAAGCATTCGAACTGCTCGGATGGAAAGCCCGGTACAGCGATGTCGAATCGATTATCGAAAGCACCTGGAATGTCTACCGGAAAAACTTTAATCAGGAAAAATAA